The Candidatus Accumulibacter similis genome has a segment encoding these proteins:
- a CDS encoding thioredoxin domain-containing protein translates to MQAAVLPGSEPFALPLQQRLARALAGIDPARAPRTQHRDEQGRPRFSNRLLLESSPYLLQHAHNPVNWFPWGDEAFAEAARLGRPVFLSIGYSTCHWCHVMESESFEDEEIAGFLNSHYVAVKVDREERPDIDAVYMSAVQQLAGSGGWPMSVWLSAAREPFYGGTYFPPRDGERGARLGFLSLLQALSDIFQRDPQRVRLACTAMVQAIRLDLHGSPASPAAAGEPPLPGRDLVDATVEHFRPLFDEVHGGLRRLPKFPSHLPLRLLLRHHRRSGDAGSLRMAVLTLERMAAGGLYDQLAGGFHRYSTDGEWLLPHFEKMLYDNALLVVAYAEAFQLTGRADFARVVRETCDYVLREMSDAGGGFHSATDADSEGVEGRFFVWSESEIRHELASLGEATTRRFLAHYGVRRGGNWEGSNILHVPQPDEQAWAALAGARARLREVRARRVQPLRDDKVLASWNGLMISALALAGRILDHHPYVLAAARAADFALTGLRAPGGRLQRCYKDGQARQDAFLDDHAFLVAGLIDLYEASFDPRYLREALLLADATEVLFADPAGGWFMTSHDHETLIAREKPAHDGAEPSGTSVALMNVLRLATFTGAGHWRRIAERALLAHAAVLTERPFSMGEALLAVEFHAATVLEIVVVWPDGAAATAAPLLDILRRTFLPAHALAGGAESAIDSLADRVPFVRGRRAQGNRATVYVCQQGSCDLPLTDPTALAALLRRVA, encoded by the coding sequence ATGCAAGCTGCCGTGCTGCCCGGAAGCGAACCCTTTGCGCTGCCTCTGCAGCAGAGGCTGGCACGCGCGTTGGCCGGCATCGACCCGGCGCGTGCGCCGCGCACGCAGCACCGCGACGAGCAGGGCCGGCCCCGCTTCAGCAACCGGTTGCTGCTGGAGAGCAGCCCGTACCTGTTGCAGCACGCGCACAATCCGGTGAACTGGTTTCCGTGGGGCGACGAGGCCTTTGCTGAAGCGGCGCGTCTCGGTCGACCGGTATTCCTGTCGATCGGCTATTCGACCTGTCACTGGTGCCACGTCATGGAGAGCGAGTCGTTCGAGGACGAAGAAATCGCTGGCTTCCTGAACAGTCACTACGTCGCGGTCAAGGTCGATCGCGAAGAGCGGCCGGACATCGACGCAGTGTACATGAGCGCCGTGCAGCAACTTGCCGGCTCCGGTGGCTGGCCGATGAGCGTCTGGCTGAGCGCCGCACGCGAGCCCTTCTACGGTGGAACCTACTTCCCGCCGCGCGATGGCGAGCGTGGCGCGCGGCTTGGCTTCCTGTCACTCCTGCAGGCCCTGTCCGACATCTTCCAGCGCGATCCGCAGCGCGTGCGCCTGGCGTGCACCGCCATGGTGCAGGCGATTCGTCTCGACCTGCACGGCAGTCCCGCTTCGCCGGCGGCGGCCGGGGAGCCGCCGTTGCCGGGCCGCGATCTGGTCGACGCGACGGTTGAGCATTTCCGCCCGCTTTTCGACGAGGTCCACGGTGGTCTGCGCCGGTTGCCCAAGTTTCCTTCCCATCTCCCGTTGCGGCTGCTCCTGCGGCACCACCGGCGCAGCGGCGATGCCGGATCGCTGCGCATGGCGGTGCTCACCCTGGAGAGGATGGCGGCGGGTGGCCTCTACGATCAGCTGGCCGGTGGTTTTCACCGCTATTCGACCGACGGCGAGTGGCTGCTGCCGCACTTCGAGAAGATGCTCTACGACAATGCCCTGCTCGTCGTCGCCTACGCCGAGGCCTTCCAGCTCACGGGTCGCGCGGATTTCGCCCGCGTCGTACGGGAAACCTGCGACTACGTGCTGCGCGAGATGAGCGATGCCGGCGGCGGCTTCCACAGCGCAACCGACGCCGATTCGGAAGGCGTCGAGGGACGTTTCTTCGTCTGGAGCGAGAGCGAGATCCGTCACGAACTCGCTTCCCTTGGGGAGGCGACGACCCGCCGGTTCCTCGCGCATTACGGTGTTCGTCGTGGCGGCAACTGGGAGGGGAGCAACATCCTGCACGTTCCGCAGCCCGACGAGCAGGCCTGGGCAGCTCTCGCCGGTGCCCGTGCGCGGCTGCGAGAGGTGCGTGCCAGGCGTGTTCAGCCCCTGCGTGACGACAAGGTTCTGGCTTCCTGGAACGGCCTGATGATCTCGGCGCTGGCGCTGGCGGGGCGGATTCTCGACCACCACCCCTACGTGCTCGCCGCAGCTCGGGCGGCGGATTTTGCGCTGACCGGGCTGCGCGCTCCGGGCGGGCGGCTGCAGCGCTGCTACAAGGACGGGCAGGCGCGACAGGATGCCTTCCTCGACGACCACGCCTTTCTCGTCGCTGGCCTCATCGATCTCTACGAGGCGAGCTTCGATCCGCGCTACCTGCGCGAGGCGCTGCTGCTTGCCGACGCCACCGAGGTCCTGTTCGCCGATCCGGCCGGCGGCTGGTTCATGACCAGTCACGACCACGAGACCCTGATCGCGCGCGAGAAGCCTGCCCACGATGGCGCCGAGCCGTCAGGCACATCGGTTGCCCTCATGAATGTGCTGCGACTGGCAACCTTCACCGGCGCCGGTCACTGGCGGCGGATCGCCGAACGTGCCTTGCTCGCCCATGCGGCGGTTCTCACGGAGCGGCCGTTCAGCATGGGCGAGGCGCTGCTCGCGGTCGAGTTCCACGCCGCCACGGTGCTCGAGATCGTGGTCGTCTGGCCGGATGGCGCGGCGGCCACGGCGGCTCCGCTGCTCGACATCCTGCGGCGAACCTTTCTGCCGGCGCACGCGCTTGCCGGCGGTGCCGAGTCGGCGATCGATTCGCTCGCCGACCGTGTCCCCTTCGTGCGCGGCAGGCGTGCCCAGGGGAATCGCGCGACCGTGTATGTCTGCCAGCAGGGCAGCTGCGACCTGCCGCTGACCGATCCCACAGCCCTGGCAGCGCTGCTGCGCCGGGTTGCCTGA
- a CDS encoding DNA-3-methyladenine glycosylase I has product MPQPGQDGLPAGAAEPSGKQPVRCSWCQQSALLIDYHDHEWGQPVTDDRRLFEKICLEAFQSGLSWLTILRKRESFRQAFAGFDPQGVAAFGEPEVAQLLRNEAIVRHRGKILATINNAGRALALQDEFGSLSAYFWRFEVDVAGRSQNLTREYLQTLTQSPESEALARDLRQRGWKFVGPTTVYAFMQAMGLVNDHESDCAVGQVLRAARQARQQPLGAS; this is encoded by the coding sequence ATGCCGCAGCCGGGACAGGATGGGTTGCCGGCGGGTGCGGCGGAGCCGTCGGGGAAGCAACCCGTGCGCTGCTCCTGGTGCCAGCAGTCGGCACTCCTGATCGACTATCACGACCACGAATGGGGCCAGCCCGTCACCGACGATCGCCGGCTCTTCGAGAAGATCTGCCTCGAGGCTTTCCAGTCCGGCCTGAGCTGGTTGACGATACTCCGGAAGCGCGAGTCGTTTCGTCAGGCCTTCGCGGGTTTCGACCCGCAGGGTGTGGCCGCATTCGGCGAACCGGAGGTGGCGCAGCTCCTGCGCAACGAGGCGATCGTCCGCCATCGTGGCAAGATTCTCGCGACGATCAACAACGCCGGGCGAGCACTGGCGCTGCAGGACGAGTTTGGCAGCCTGTCGGCGTACTTCTGGCGGTTCGAGGTCGACGTCGCCGGCAGGTCGCAGAACCTGACCCGGGAGTACCTGCAAACGCTCACCCAGAGCCCCGAGTCGGAGGCTCTCGCCAGAGACCTGCGGCAGAGGGGCTGGAAGTTCGTTGGTCCGACCACGGTCTATGCCTTCATGCAGGCGATGGGTCTGGTGAACGATCATGAGTCCGATTGCGCGGTCGGCCAGGTGTTGCGGGCAGCGCGTCAGGCAAGGCAGCAACCGCTCGGCGCGTCCTGA
- a CDS encoding RnfH family protein has product MQVGVAYSEAGQQIWMTIEVPDESTVRQAIDCSGILRSFPGIDLQTQKVGVFGRLVKLDTALRPGDRVEIYRAITCDPQTVPRRDGDSDDDE; this is encoded by the coding sequence ATGCAGGTGGGCGTCGCGTACTCCGAGGCCGGTCAGCAGATCTGGATGACCATCGAGGTGCCTGACGAGTCGACCGTTCGTCAGGCGATCGACTGCTCCGGGATCCTCCGGTCCTTTCCCGGCATTGACCTGCAGACGCAGAAGGTGGGCGTCTTCGGCCGACTGGTGAAGCTCGACACGGCCCTTCGGCCGGGCGACCGGGTCGAGATCTACCGCGCCATCACCTGTGACCCCCAAACGGTCCCCCGCCGCGATGGCGACAGCGACGATGATGAGTAG